From a region of the Methanolobus tindarius DSM 2278 genome:
- a CDS encoding cupin domain-containing protein, which yields MKYMNKEDFEKANMFGTGVPNEMFAQYFIGDSFLNPLTKPGETPVFLANVTFEPGCRNNWHIHHAESGGGQMLICTAGEGWYQEEGKEAVSLHEGSVVYIPAGVKHWHGAKADSWFSHIAFELPGENTRNEWLETVSDEEFSKL from the coding sequence ATGAAATACATGAATAAAGAGGATTTTGAAAAGGCAAATATGTTTGGAACAGGCGTGCCTAATGAGATGTTTGCACAATATTTTATAGGAGATTCCTTCCTGAATCCGTTGACAAAACCCGGAGAAACTCCAGTGTTTTTAGCAAATGTAACCTTTGAACCTGGATGTCGCAATAACTGGCACATACACCATGCTGAAAGTGGTGGTGGACAGATGCTTATTTGCACTGCCGGAGAAGGCTGGTACCAGGAAGAAGGAAAAGAAGCAGTTAGTCTGCATGAAGGTTCTGTAGTTTATATTCCGGCAGGAGTGAAGCATTGGCATGGTGCAAAGGCCGACAGTTGGTTCTCCCATATTGCTTTTGAACTACCGGGAGAAAACACCCGGAACGAATGGTTAGAGACTGTTAGTGATGAAGAGTTTAGTAAACTATAG
- a CDS encoding cyclophilin-like fold protein encodes MTTREIKNGTKINMHFGSTVIPGILNDSEPARELISRLPFTIHASRYEFDVCGVMEKPLSFTDEDLIPGWKNGDIDFTTRGDYFTILFDNEENCYGEFVNLGVIDCEPSTMDSLNGSFDILIELA; translated from the coding sequence ATGACAACTCGCGAAATAAAAAACGGAACAAAAATTAACATGCATTTTGGTAGCACAGTCATTCCCGGAATACTAAATGATAGTGAACCTGCAAGGGAACTCATCAGCAGACTTCCCTTTACAATCCATGCCAGCAGATATGAGTTTGATGTTTGTGGCGTAATGGAAAAACCATTGTCATTTACTGATGAAGACCTGATCCCCGGATGGAAAAATGGTGATATTGACTTTACTACCCGGGGAGATTATTTTACAATTTTGTTTGATAATGAAGAAAATTGCTATGGTGAATTTGTAAATCTTGGTGTTATTGACTGTGAACCTTCTACCATGGATTCATTAAATGGCAGCTTTGATATTTTAATAGAACTGGCCTGA
- a CDS encoding alpha/beta hydrolase has translation MLEEVRFKNKFGAEVSGHLYVPEDINRSQRYPAIIVGTPYGGVKEQGAGLYAQELAQRGFVAMAFDESYNGDSGGEPRHISSPDLFVEDFSAAVDFIGTRDFVDRDKIGVIGICGSGGFALTAAQVDPRIKAVATASMYDISGMFRDGFAYSLTDDQRAASLAQMAEQRWVDFENGSPLVPVGFPREPATEIPEGMDPVTSEFFEYYAMERGFHPNAGASFTATSGMSFMNFPLMNYIETISPRPILFIMGENAHSRYYTEEAYEKAAEPKELVIVPGARHIDLYDGGDNDYIPFDKLESFFKENLN, from the coding sequence ATTTTAGAAGAAGTCAGATTCAAGAATAAATTTGGAGCCGAGGTTTCAGGTCATTTATACGTGCCTGAAGATATAAACAGGTCCCAAAGATATCCTGCAATTATTGTCGGAACACCTTACGGTGGAGTAAAGGAGCAGGGAGCAGGACTCTATGCCCAGGAACTGGCACAGAGAGGCTTTGTTGCCATGGCCTTCGATGAATCCTATAATGGTGACAGTGGTGGAGAACCAAGACATATCTCATCCCCGGACCTGTTTGTTGAGGATTTCAGTGCAGCGGTTGACTTCATCGGTACAAGGGACTTTGTAGACAGAGATAAGATTGGAGTTATTGGAATTTGTGGCAGTGGTGGATTTGCACTAACTGCAGCTCAGGTTGACCCACGTATCAAGGCAGTTGCTACTGCAAGCATGTACGATATTAGCGGCATGTTCAGAGATGGATTTGCATATTCATTGACCGATGATCAGCGTGCTGCATCTTTAGCCCAGATGGCTGAGCAGAGATGGGTAGACTTTGAGAACGGAAGCCCATTGGTTCCTGTTGGATTCCCTCGTGAACCAGCAACAGAAATCCCAGAAGGAATGGATCCTGTTACAAGTGAATTCTTTGAATACTATGCTATGGAAAGAGGATTCCATCCAAATGCAGGAGCATCATTTACTGCAACAAGCGGTATGTCCTTCATGAACTTCCCTCTGATGAACTACATTGAGACAATTTCCCCAAGACCAATTCTTTTCATCATGGGAGAGAATGCTCATTCCAGATACTATACTGAAGAAGCATATGAAAAAGCAGCCGAACCAAAAGAGCTTGTAATTGTTCCGGGTGCAAGACACATCGATCTTTACGATGGCGGAGACAATGACTATATTCCATTTGACAAGCTGGAATCATTCTTCAAAGAAAATCTGAACTAA
- a CDS encoding cupin domain-containing protein — translation MTKNTKTRLLMLSFSLMFIFATGCISDSDSELEDDTIFPRGNNVAGSPLEDSFTGDVWVEMLVTDDTYNSPSYNVIFSKGARTDWHSHPGGQLLFVTSGEGYYQEEGEPARLLKSGDVVEIPPDIVHWHGATADSTFEHVGVTTNPGAGAAEWFGDVTDEQYNNLVITTEQNSEKDNM, via the coding sequence ATGACAAAAAATACAAAAACCAGATTACTTATGCTGAGTTTTTCTTTGATGTTCATTTTTGCTACAGGATGCATAAGTGATTCTGATAGTGAACTTGAAGATGACACAATATTCCCAAGAGGAAATAATGTTGCCGGAAGTCCACTTGAAGACAGTTTTACAGGAGACGTATGGGTGGAAATGCTTGTGACTGACGATACTTACAACTCTCCTTCATATAACGTGATATTTTCAAAAGGGGCAAGGACCGACTGGCATTCCCACCCAGGAGGACAGCTTCTGTTTGTTACCAGCGGAGAAGGTTATTACCAGGAAGAAGGTGAACCGGCAAGATTACTGAAATCTGGTGATGTTGTGGAAATTCCACCAGATATCGTACACTGGCACGGTGCAACAGCAGATAGTACATTTGAACATGTCGGAGTAACCACCAATCCAGGTGCAGGTGCTGCAGAATGGTTTGGAGACGTTACAGATGAACAATACAATAATTTAGTAATTACTACAGAACAAAATTCAGAGAAAGATAACATGTAG
- a CDS encoding sugar O-acetyltransferase codes for MDEKKLNKDIFERDRSGETVSIDDPEFPKLKEVMLRTAELTTRLNTSYHDEDGARSLISEIIGSKVDESTRVTPPFYTDFGRNIKLGKNVFVNHACTFMDRGGITIEDDTKIGPKANLLTSNHPLDPAHRKELVSTPIWIKKNVWIGAAATILPGVTIGENSVVAAAAVVTQDVPPNTVVAGVPAKVIRTL; via the coding sequence ATGGATGAAAAAAAGTTGAATAAGGACATTTTTGAACGTGACAGGTCAGGAGAAACAGTTTCTATAGATGACCCTGAATTTCCAAAGTTAAAGGAAGTTATGCTTCGAACTGCAGAACTAACGACCAGACTGAACACTTCATATCATGATGAGGATGGAGCTAGAAGTCTGATAAGTGAAATAATAGGTTCAAAGGTTGACGAATCAACCAGAGTAACTCCTCCATTCTATACCGATTTCGGACGGAATATCAAGCTCGGTAAAAATGTGTTTGTCAACCATGCATGTACCTTTATGGATAGGGGAGGGATAACTATCGAGGACGACACCAAAATAGGACCAAAAGCCAATCTTCTTACATCCAATCATCCATTGGATCCGGCACATAGAAAAGAATTGGTATCCACTCCCATATGGATCAAAAAGAATGTATGGATCGGTGCTGCTGCAACTATCTTACCAGGTGTGACAATCGGAGAGAACTCCGTAGTAGCCGCTGCAGCTGTAGTTACGCAGGATGTGCCTCCTAACACTGTTGTAGCTGGTGTACCGGCAAAAGTAATTAGAACATTGTAA
- a CDS encoding carboxymuconolactone decarboxylase family protein: MSLSETAKKNLEELFPENKSDLNATDPELMEVLNNFTFDEVISYGNLDTKTRMMVILSSMIASQTLSEYKVMLEGALNIGVAPIEVKEIVYQSIPYVGFAKAVDFVHASNEILKNRGIELPLEGQSTTSPETRFEKGLEVQKQIFGPIIDQMYEAAPKNQIHIQKYLSANCFGDYYTRKGLDVKMRELLTFSMLLSLGGCEPQLKGHIMGNLNVGNDKETLLSTVTQLLPYIGYPRTLNAIAALNELIPE, from the coding sequence ATGAGTTTAAGTGAAACAGCAAAAAAGAATCTGGAAGAATTATTCCCTGAAAATAAGTCGGATTTGAATGCAACCGATCCGGAACTTATGGAAGTTCTCAATAATTTTACATTTGACGAAGTTATCAGCTATGGGAATTTGGATACAAAGACCAGGATGATGGTAATTCTGAGCTCCATGATAGCAAGCCAGACCTTGAGTGAATATAAAGTAATGCTTGAAGGTGCGCTTAACATTGGTGTAGCTCCAATAGAGGTTAAGGAGATTGTATATCAATCCATACCATATGTGGGATTTGCAAAAGCAGTTGACTTTGTCCATGCCAGCAATGAAATACTGAAAAACAGAGGGATTGAACTGCCATTAGAAGGTCAGTCCACGACTTCACCTGAAACACGGTTTGAAAAGGGACTGGAAGTACAGAAGCAGATATTTGGCCCTATTATCGATCAAATGTATGAAGCAGCACCGAAAAATCAGATCCACATTCAAAAATATCTGTCTGCGAATTGTTTTGGTGATTACTACACCAGAAAGGGTCTGGATGTAAAAATGAGAGAACTCCTTACCTTTTCCATGCTCCTGTCGCTGGGAGGATGTGAGCCTCAATTAAAAGGACATATTATGGGTAATCTGAATGTAGGGAATGATAAGGAAACACTTCTCAGCACAGTCACACAGCTTTTGCCATATATCGGATACCCACGAACATTGAATGCTATTGCAGCTTTGAACGAGCTGATACCGGAATAA
- a CDS encoding NAD(P)-dependent alcohol dehydrogenase, which produces MAENIQSKGYAGKDDSGKLSPWSFERRPVGDNDVLIDIKYCGVCHSDIHQIKGHWGPQQYPQVPGHEIVGIVAAVGKNVKNFKVGDRAGVGCMVNSCMDCESCNNGEEHHCDKGETIMTYGYLEESSPTGISQGGYSQNIVVTEHFAIKIPDSIELQDAAPLLCAGITTYSPLMKVDIEKGDKVGVVGIGGLGHIAIKLAVSKGAEVYAFTTTESKKEDCLAFGATEVIVVNSAEDLQPMRGKLDFMISTVPYAYDMSSYIDCVKPYGYFTQVGQPIGGELTINNFNMIFNRVNFNGSLIGGIPETQEVVDYCAENKIYPEIQMIEPEMINEVWEKVVNKEARYRYVIDMSTL; this is translated from the coding sequence ATGGCAGAAAATATTCAATCAAAGGGTTATGCTGGAAAAGATGATTCAGGAAAATTGTCCCCCTGGTCTTTTGAAAGAAGACCTGTAGGCGATAATGATGTTCTAATTGACATTAAATACTGTGGAGTTTGTCATTCCGATATTCATCAGATCAAAGGGCACTGGGGACCACAACAATATCCACAGGTACCGGGCCATGAAATTGTGGGTATTGTTGCTGCTGTCGGGAAGAACGTAAAAAATTTCAAAGTAGGTGACCGTGCAGGTGTTGGATGTATGGTTAACAGTTGTATGGACTGTGAAAGCTGCAACAATGGTGAAGAACATCATTGCGACAAGGGTGAAACTATAATGACCTATGGTTATCTGGAAGAATCATCACCTACCGGTATAAGTCAGGGAGGATATTCCCAGAACATCGTTGTCACCGAGCATTTTGCAATAAAGATACCGGATTCCATTGAGCTTCAGGATGCTGCTCCATTATTGTGTGCAGGTATTACCACATATTCACCTTTAATGAAAGTAGATATCGAAAAAGGAGACAAGGTCGGAGTTGTAGGAATTGGTGGCCTGGGACACATAGCCATCAAATTAGCCGTATCTAAAGGTGCTGAAGTTTACGCTTTTACAACAACTGAGAGCAAAAAAGAAGACTGCCTTGCATTCGGAGCAACAGAAGTTATTGTTGTAAACTCAGCAGAAGACCTGCAGCCAATGAGAGGAAAACTGGATTTCATGATATCCACAGTTCCATATGCATACGACATGTCATCATATATTGACTGCGTAAAACCATATGGATACTTCACCCAGGTGGGACAACCAATTGGCGGAGAACTCACAATTAACAACTTCAATATGATATTCAACAGGGTGAACTTCAACGGATCACTTATTGGAGGAATCCCGGAAACTCAGGAAGTTGTTGATTATTGTGCTGAAAACAAGATCTATCCTGAAATTCAGATGATAGAGCCTGAAATGATCAATGAGGTATGGGAGAAGGTCGTAAATAAGGAAGCTCGCTATCGATATGTAATTGACATGTCAACCTTATAA